GCCCCGTTTCACTCACGGATAAGGTTGGGCAATTGCTGTCATTAGTTTTTTGCGGCTCAAGTGCCGTTGCCGTTAGTACAAAACCACCATTAGCTAAGGCCGCATCTATACTGTAATAACCATTTTCAGTGATAAATGGATCGTTACCTAACCCCAGGTTATTCATATCTGAGGTATATGCTCTGGTATCAACGAAGAACTGCTCTTGCATATTAGCAATTCTTAGTAACTCTCGCTGAGCCTCTGTGCGATTTGAGCGGGCGACAAAGTCAGTATAAGAAGGAAATGCTACAGCGGCTAGAATAGCAACTATAGCAACTGCTATTAACAACTCTATTAATGTAAAACCATTAATCCGTTTTACTTTTTGCATTATTGCTCCTCTTTAATATACATGTAGGTTCTCATCGTTTGCAGGGTAAAAGGAGTATTTACAACTTTTCGGCCAACAATAATATTACCTATAGTTTCCCCTGCTGCATCAGGAACCACAATGAGTGTAGGTGCACCTAAAAATTGCTCACTAATAACTATACTCCTTGTAGCATCTGCAGGCGGACCTTCAACAGTGCCGGTACCATCACCAACGCCAGTACCATCACCAGTTCCATCATTTGTCTTCCAGTTATATACTGCCGTACCTAGAGCTAAATCAACAGCGTATAACAGGCCAGTACCGTTAGGCTGCTCACATCGCACAATATTAGGATCTAAATTAGGTGGAATAAATGTTGTAAAAAAAGCGACACCATTGATAACAATGGCTTCTGCCGTACTCTTTTCACCTGAGCCTTCTAGTTCGATATACCAACCAGACTTTTTACTCACTGCAATAGCTAATGTTTCTCGCGCTTGAGTAGTCAGAGTTTGACCAAAAGGGTTATCTGTGTAGTCATACAAATCACTTTTTAAAAGCGCAGCCGGTGCTACAGGTTCAACCGAAGTAAAAAATGATTTAGTCTTTATGTGCTCATCTTTAATCATAAAAAATGTATCACTTGTGTCGTCACCCAACGGGTTGGATCTGTCTCCACTACCTATAAGAACGGCATCGTAGGGTTTTTCTTGGTGACTCACGATTGTTTGAGTTTGACCATCCTTATCTGTAACGGTAGTTTCAATAGTTTCACTAACAAAAGTACGTACAATAGATGGTTCATTAAAAAAGCGTAAATCATTACTATTGGTAGTTCCACCCAACTCAGCTAATTTAAACACTGTCCATGGGTCTTCTGAGTCACCTGGATTTCCACTTGGCATATCGACACGCCAAACATTACCACCCGTGTCACCGGTATAAAGTCTGTCTGTTAAACCGTCTCCATCACTATCAAGAATCGCTATGCTCGATGGAATACTATCGGTGCCACTGAACGTTGTGCTTGCATTCTCAGCTGCTAAGCTCCATTTTAGCGTTCCGGTTTGAGCATCGACCATATAAATAGCACGACCTTTGGTATCTGGGGTCCCAGGACCGCTTGCATCTTTGCCTGCGTCATAACCACCACCGAAAAACAGTACCGGTGCGGCAACAGCAGAATCCCCTGAACCGGAAATATTTGCTTTAGAAT
The Colwellia sp. Arc7-D genome window above contains:
- a CDS encoding type IV pilin protein, coding for MQKVKRINGFTLIELLIAVAIVAILAAVAFPSYTDFVARSNRTEAQRELLRIANMQEQFFVDTRAYTSDMNNLGLGNDPFITENGYYSIDAALANGGFVLTATALEPQKTNDSNCPTLSVSETGQKLPASACWEQ